A DNA window from Thermococcus sp. 4557 contains the following coding sequences:
- a CDS encoding ABC transporter permease subunit has product MFWGFQLEFKQSLRTKKLWVILGVMMLLYLPGFYLQKASGEEIETVQQAVSVLISNVNGLGGFFIAILALLMGATAINSEIEKGTLRVAMSKPIKRLGYIGGKFLAHTVVVLMALLLTTLVGIVGLAWLGAPMGSQLVTDSLLLNGLLLLAMVQLIALGYIISTTVKSSSTALGVALIIMFVVFMIMPAIVQFMAAKDTLLSDHPDWEAYQEKSKEYKTRYLFYVPTTQIDVIVSDATKVTGDIENPQVEYVGIGGAIRKNPVNLGILLGLTFVYLALAFYRFLRMDLR; this is encoded by the coding sequence ATGTTTTGGGGATTTCAGCTCGAGTTCAAGCAGAGCCTTCGAACTAAGAAGTTGTGGGTTATCCTGGGTGTCATGATGCTTCTGTACCTACCGGGGTTCTACCTCCAAAAAGCGTCTGGAGAGGAGATAGAAACCGTTCAGCAGGCTGTTTCGGTTCTTATAAGCAACGTCAACGGGCTGGGTGGGTTTTTCATCGCCATACTCGCCCTCCTGATGGGGGCCACCGCGATAAACAGCGAGATAGAGAAGGGAACGCTGCGCGTTGCCATGAGCAAGCCTATAAAGCGGCTGGGCTACATCGGCGGCAAGTTCCTTGCCCACACGGTGGTTGTGCTGATGGCGCTCCTTCTAACGACCCTCGTGGGAATAGTCGGCCTGGCGTGGCTGGGCGCCCCGATGGGAAGCCAGCTCGTCACCGATTCCCTCCTGCTTAACGGTCTGCTGCTCCTGGCGATGGTACAGCTGATAGCGCTGGGCTACATAATCTCCACCACCGTGAAGTCTTCCAGTACAGCACTCGGTGTTGCCCTGATTATTATGTTCGTGGTCTTCATGATAATGCCCGCCATAGTTCAGTTCATGGCCGCCAAGGATACCCTACTAAGCGACCACCCCGACTGGGAGGCGTACCAGGAGAAAAGCAAGGAGTACAAGACCAGATATCTCTTCTACGTTCCAACGACCCAGATAGACGTCATAGTCAGCGATGCCACAAAGGTTACTGGGGACATAGAGAACCCGCAGGTAGAATACGTGGGAATAGGGGGTGCCATACGGAAGAACCCTGTTAACCTGGGCATACTCCTGGGACTCACCTTCGTCTACCTCGCCCTGGCCTTCTACCGCTTCCTCCGCATGGATCTGAGGTGA
- a CDS encoding ABC transporter ATP-binding protein: MIRIENLVKVYKDVRALDGLNLEVRPGQIYGFLGPNGAGKSTTILSTLGLIFPQEGRIQLFDLEVFADGKFNENQLVEAKKRIGYMPEHATLWDFMTPVQTLEIIADAFGIPKAEREKRVRELLELVNLWEDRDRKVGKFSKGMRQRLLLAQALINDPELLILDEPMTGLDPTGIAEFKDIIREQKKAGKTVFFSSHILAHVEEICDTVGVIVKGRLRVEDNLDNIKREFLRKAGYTIVLETNVPVDFAGVAWTVTPLGEKKYRIVAPDDIREEVHDFVASRGAKILTMQVKEPSLEEIFLEMVE; the protein is encoded by the coding sequence ATGATACGAATCGAGAATCTCGTTAAGGTTTACAAGGACGTTCGCGCCCTCGATGGCCTGAACCTTGAGGTCAGGCCCGGCCAGATATACGGCTTTCTCGGTCCCAACGGCGCCGGAAAGAGCACCACCATCCTCAGCACCCTGGGCCTGATATTCCCGCAGGAGGGCAGGATTCAGCTCTTCGACCTTGAGGTATTCGCCGATGGAAAATTCAACGAGAACCAGCTCGTCGAGGCCAAAAAACGCATAGGCTACATGCCGGAGCACGCCACCCTGTGGGACTTCATGACCCCCGTCCAGACCCTTGAGATAATCGCCGACGCCTTCGGAATCCCGAAGGCCGAGCGGGAGAAGCGGGTCAGGGAGCTCCTTGAACTGGTCAATCTGTGGGAAGATAGGGACAGAAAGGTCGGCAAGTTCTCGAAGGGAATGAGGCAGCGCCTCCTGCTCGCCCAGGCGCTTATCAACGACCCCGAACTGCTCATCCTCGACGAGCCGATGACGGGCCTCGACCCCACGGGAATAGCGGAGTTCAAGGACATCATCAGGGAGCAGAAGAAGGCGGGAAAGACGGTCTTCTTCTCGAGCCACATTCTGGCGCATGTTGAGGAGATATGCGACACAGTGGGCGTAATAGTCAAGGGCAGGCTCCGCGTTGAGGACAACCTCGACAACATCAAGAGGGAGTTCCTGAGGAAAGCCGGCTACACCATCGTGCTGGAGACCAACGTTCCCGTGGACTTCGCGGGGGTTGCATGGACAGTCACGCCGCTGGGCGAGAAGAAGTACCGCATAGTTGCGCCGGACGACATCAGGGAGGAGGTTCACGATTTCGTTGCTTCACGCGGCGCCAAGATACTCACGATGCAGGTCAAAGAGCCGAGCCTCGAGGAGATATTCCTTGAAATGGTGGAGTGA
- a CDS encoding UbiD family decarboxylase yields MLRKIIERFDDAVVVKEPVSKELEVTRYLLKYRDRPVLFKDVDGWEVAGNIWSTRERIASYLGIEREQILHTLTKAMENPEPYREVDGAPFMANSTGDFSLTELPIPKYYPQDGGQYFTSAMVIARDENGFVNTSFHRMMVIDEKRAAIRLVPRHLYAMWKEKAEAGEELDVRIIVGNPIHVLLAGATSVAYGVSELEIASAMSRRAFGKPLEVFNLRGIPVPVETEFVFEAKILPELTDEGPFVDITGTYDYVRKQPVVVFERMHHVDEPVFHALLPGGYEHYMLMGLPKEPQIYASVKRVVPKVHGVRLTEGGAMWLHAVVSITKQHDGDGKNAILAAFAGHPSLKHVVVVDEDVDIYDDRDVEWAIATRFQADRDLVVIPNARGSSLDPSAEKSLTAKWGIDATKPLERKEEFERAKL; encoded by the coding sequence ATGCTGAGGAAAATCATCGAACGGTTTGATGATGCCGTCGTTGTTAAGGAGCCGGTAAGCAAAGAGCTCGAGGTAACGCGTTATCTTCTGAAGTACCGCGACAGACCCGTCCTCTTCAAAGACGTGGATGGATGGGAAGTCGCTGGCAACATCTGGAGCACCAGGGAAAGGATTGCATCGTACCTTGGTATCGAGAGGGAGCAGATACTTCACACGCTGACAAAGGCCATGGAGAATCCCGAACCATACCGGGAGGTCGATGGAGCACCCTTCATGGCAAACTCAACCGGAGACTTCTCCCTAACCGAGCTTCCAATTCCAAAGTACTACCCCCAGGACGGCGGCCAGTACTTCACCTCCGCCATGGTCATAGCCCGGGACGAAAACGGCTTCGTCAACACATCCTTCCACAGGATGATGGTCATCGACGAGAAAAGGGCCGCCATAAGGCTCGTCCCGAGGCACCTCTACGCCATGTGGAAGGAGAAGGCCGAAGCCGGGGAGGAGCTGGACGTCAGGATAATCGTCGGGAACCCGATCCACGTCCTCCTCGCAGGAGCCACGAGCGTTGCGTACGGCGTGAGCGAGCTTGAGATAGCCTCTGCGATGAGCAGGAGGGCCTTTGGAAAGCCCCTCGAGGTCTTCAACCTCAGGGGAATACCCGTTCCGGTTGAGACAGAGTTCGTCTTTGAGGCGAAGATACTTCCCGAACTGACGGACGAAGGACCCTTCGTGGATATAACCGGAACCTACGACTACGTGAGGAAGCAGCCGGTGGTGGTCTTCGAGCGCATGCACCACGTCGATGAACCGGTTTTCCACGCCCTTCTCCCCGGCGGCTACGAGCACTACATGCTGATGGGACTTCCCAAGGAGCCGCAGATTTACGCCAGCGTTAAGAGGGTCGTTCCAAAGGTTCACGGCGTAAGGCTGACCGAGGGCGGTGCGATGTGGCTCCACGCGGTGGTGAGCATAACCAAACAGCACGACGGTGACGGCAAGAACGCTATCCTGGCGGCATTCGCCGGGCATCCCAGTCTGAAGCACGTGGTAGTTGTCGATGAAGACGTGGACATATACGACGACAGGGACGTCGAGTGGGCGATAGCGACGCGCTTCCAGGCGGACAGGGACTTGGTGGTCATACCCAACGCCCGCGGCAGTTCCCTGGACCCCTCGGCGGAGAAGAGCTTAACCGCGAAGTGGGGAATCGACGCAACGAAGCCGCTGGAGAGAAAAGAAGAATTCGAGAGGGCTAAGCTCTAG
- a CDS encoding DUF2067 family protein, protein MARAKKVITIHVRDDREKEEFMRELQRLRLPAFIYVHGKLNDLKINVQGTKEDIREAIRRIREIHNRVRAKLYPDKRGLYRYTIDDIFREAGASVSTPILVKTLHLLGETVEVREGELVTSMPWEELVSLTGTLGGYLSDISLQTTRQIREVVLPAAVAYDLEPEDVIDLLVELGLAEWKEDKFKYELVKNKEQALEMLINHLKGEENED, encoded by the coding sequence ATGGCGAGGGCCAAGAAGGTAATAACCATCCACGTCCGCGACGATAGGGAGAAGGAGGAGTTCATGCGGGAGCTTCAGCGCCTCCGCCTGCCTGCGTTCATATACGTCCACGGTAAGCTGAACGACCTCAAGATAAACGTCCAGGGGACGAAGGAGGACATCCGCGAGGCCATCCGCAGGATAAGGGAGATACACAACCGCGTCAGGGCCAAGCTCTACCCCGACAAACGCGGTCTCTACAGGTACACCATAGACGACATCTTCAGGGAGGCAGGAGCCAGTGTCTCAACCCCCATCCTCGTAAAGACCCTCCATCTCCTGGGCGAAACCGTTGAAGTGCGGGAGGGGGAGCTGGTAACGTCCATGCCCTGGGAGGAGCTGGTCTCCCTGACCGGAACCCTTGGCGGATACCTGTCCGACATCTCCCTCCAGACAACGCGGCAGATAAGGGAGGTCGTCCTGCCCGCCGCCGTTGCCTACGACCTCGAACCTGAGGACGTCATCGACCTCCTGGTGGAGCTCGGTCTCGCCGAGTGGAAGGAGGATAAGTTTAAATACGAACTGGTGAAGAACAAGGAGCAGGCGCTGGAGATGCTGATTAACCACTTGAAGGGTGAGGAAAATGAAGATTGA
- a CDS encoding PH1570 family protein, which translates to MLCEEKLEVFENGFRDEKFNLEVEFYGKDARKLLLAVIRELYLPDYGEDYVYPFECAKEFWGIHLDPSEIVTEEFRPSPIKFLNRSVLNRLEKALEETDAPREVKEAIDFEKAEVHKLKKGLLALGKNFILGEGAYLIVFNKPAARELILKYLGMLDGA; encoded by the coding sequence ATGCTCTGTGAGGAGAAGCTCGAGGTATTTGAAAACGGATTCCGGGATGAGAAGTTCAACCTCGAGGTGGAGTTCTATGGAAAGGACGCCAGAAAGCTTCTCCTTGCAGTGATACGGGAGCTTTACCTCCCCGATTATGGGGAGGACTACGTCTACCCCTTTGAGTGCGCCAAGGAGTTCTGGGGCATCCACCTGGACCCCTCAGAGATAGTCACGGAGGAGTTCCGGCCGAGCCCCATCAAGTTCCTCAACCGCAGCGTTCTCAATCGCCTCGAAAAGGCCCTCGAGGAGACCGATGCGCCCCGGGAGGTTAAGGAGGCCATAGACTTTGAAAAGGCCGAGGTCCACAAGCTCAAGAAAGGTTTATTAGCCCTGGGGAAGAACTTTATACTCGGCGAGGGGGCGTACCTCATCGTCTTCAACAAACCCGCTGCGAGGGAGCTCATACTGAAATATCTGGGGATGCTGGATGGAGCTTGA
- a CDS encoding N-glycosylase/DNA lyase has product MTLDGFIRVKYRVNEEKVEVLREILSELGIDCARTIEERVDLQFDALKNLHDNLRDDELFIKLVIANSLVSYQLTAKGERWWWEFSRYFSENLPGESISEAYSRFLPDSRTNRRLVAGKVKRLDRAEPFLDSLSLDHLRDYYFNGMERLRDELAKTLGSKRSAKTIVFAVKMFGYAGRIAFGEFVPYPMAVEIPGDVRINAYTKRFTNEPPVSFWGRIAEETGIPPLHIDSILWPVLGGNDEVLRRLKEYCTKWEDVLRLASL; this is encoded by the coding sequence TTGACGCTGGACGGGTTCATCAGGGTAAAATACAGGGTCAACGAGGAGAAGGTGGAAGTTCTCAGGGAGATTCTAAGTGAACTTGGCATCGACTGCGCCAGAACCATCGAGGAGAGGGTTGACCTTCAGTTCGACGCCCTCAAAAATCTCCACGACAATCTGAGAGACGACGAACTCTTCATCAAGCTGGTCATAGCCAACTCCCTCGTAAGCTATCAGCTGACGGCGAAGGGCGAGCGGTGGTGGTGGGAGTTCTCCAGGTATTTTTCGGAAAACCTGCCGGGAGAGAGTATATCGGAGGCATACTCCCGATTCCTGCCGGACTCTCGAACCAACAGGCGGCTCGTTGCGGGAAAGGTCAAAAGACTGGACAGAGCGGAGCCGTTCCTCGATTCACTGTCACTTGACCATCTGAGGGACTACTACTTCAACGGCATGGAGCGCCTGCGCGACGAGCTTGCAAAAACCCTGGGCTCGAAGAGAAGCGCCAAGACGATAGTCTTCGCCGTCAAGATGTTCGGCTACGCGGGCAGGATAGCCTTTGGGGAGTTTGTCCCGTATCCAATGGCAGTCGAGATACCCGGCGACGTGAGGATAAACGCCTACACGAAGAGGTTTACGAACGAGCCGCCGGTGAGCTTCTGGGGCAGAATTGCGGAGGAAACTGGAATTCCGCCGCTCCACATAGATTCAATACTCTGGCCGGTTCTGGGGGGAAATGACGAGGTTCTCCGGCGGCTGAAGGAGTACTGCACGAAGTGGGAGGACGTCCTGCGGCTGGCTTCCCTTTGA
- a CDS encoding AI-2E family transporter, with product MELEAAVWIAISLVVLYLVWETVSPILSPLILAITLAYILYPFHERLSRKTGKRVSAFTMTGILTILTFLFMIGFALWINDVKQSLAYYIDAFFRWLLGFHLPPAIYELIQRLAEDIPKRFEEYVLGYTYSLPKLSLQAIVMVFAFYGILVNTETIREEVHALLPQDNRELAIKLLNSAGRTLHSLLRGWLALSILKGAAIAIGFYLFAIADAGGAIAAGIFTIIFELLPVLGGWIVWLAGAVYLFSTGNTAAAVVSALYGAVFVSPMPDYLLRSHLGERKTGVNALISLVGIFGGYIAFGFVGIIIGPVALSLLGTLVDEWKKTKEATATSGTSS from the coding sequence ATGGAGCTTGAAGCCGCAGTCTGGATCGCGATATCACTCGTAGTTCTCTACCTCGTCTGGGAGACGGTTAGCCCTATCCTTTCTCCCCTCATACTCGCGATAACCCTGGCTTACATCCTCTATCCTTTCCACGAGCGACTCTCCCGGAAAACCGGAAAGCGTGTTTCGGCCTTCACAATGACGGGCATCCTTACGATCCTGACGTTTCTCTTCATGATCGGCTTTGCCCTCTGGATAAACGACGTCAAGCAGTCCCTGGCGTACTACATCGATGCCTTTTTCCGGTGGCTGCTTGGCTTCCACCTTCCCCCCGCAATCTACGAACTCATCCAGCGCCTCGCGGAGGATATTCCCAAGCGCTTTGAGGAGTACGTTCTCGGCTACACCTACTCCCTTCCCAAGCTCTCCCTTCAGGCCATCGTGATGGTTTTCGCGTTCTATGGAATCCTCGTGAACACCGAGACAATACGGGAGGAAGTTCATGCCCTCCTTCCGCAGGACAACAGGGAGCTGGCCATTAAACTCCTGAACAGTGCTGGAAGAACCCTCCACAGCCTTCTCCGCGGATGGCTCGCCCTGAGCATACTCAAAGGTGCGGCCATAGCGATAGGTTTCTATCTCTTCGCCATAGCCGACGCCGGCGGTGCGATAGCTGCCGGCATCTTCACGATAATCTTCGAGCTCCTCCCCGTTCTCGGGGGGTGGATAGTCTGGCTGGCAGGGGCGGTTTATCTATTCAGCACCGGAAACACCGCCGCGGCGGTCGTCTCTGCCCTCTACGGTGCGGTTTTCGTCTCCCCGATGCCGGACTACCTCCTCCGGTCCCACCTGGGCGAGAGGAAAACCGGGGTAAACGCGCTGATAAGCCTCGTTGGAATCTTCGGGGGTTACATAGCCTTTGGTTTCGTCGGAATAATAATCGGCCCCGTCGCTCTGTCCCTCCTCGGGACCCTGGTCGATGAATGGAAGAAGACGAAAGAAGCGACCGCTACATCCGGAACTTCCTCATGA
- a CDS encoding sugar phosphate isomerase/epimerase yields MEIGITVYPHFVTKDKTLASVLADVKIKNYDFVSIFPHTLGLIKNGVVVEKKLKNIETTLRGVGIDYIVRMPTSVNLRDHIYYTRHFRVARAVADVAIKLGAKVIVMQSGRTGRLDLEIEALQQLADMVGPFGIKIALENTFSVKDTLYVVENVDRKNVGFALDVAHAFLSAQGDADKLLEDVKLGTDKTVILMIHDNFGKLFPQVEPEDALAYGVGDLHLLPGEGSIPFGKVLRLFGDVPLLLKVKDPEKFSKVPTKQGLIELLTSL; encoded by the coding sequence ATGGAGATAGGAATTACGGTCTATCCGCATTTCGTCACGAAGGACAAGACCCTCGCGTCGGTGCTCGCGGACGTCAAGATAAAGAACTACGACTTCGTCTCGATATTCCCACACACACTCGGCCTCATAAAGAACGGCGTCGTTGTTGAGAAAAAGCTCAAAAACATCGAGACGACCCTGAGGGGCGTCGGAATCGACTACATCGTCAGGATGCCCACCTCAGTCAACCTCCGCGATCACATCTACTACACCCGTCACTTCCGCGTTGCAAGGGCAGTCGCAGACGTCGCGATAAAGCTGGGCGCCAAGGTCATCGTCATGCAGAGCGGAAGGACCGGGAGGCTCGACCTCGAAATAGAGGCCCTCCAGCAGCTTGCGGACATGGTGGGCCCGTTCGGGATAAAGATAGCCCTCGAGAACACGTTCAGCGTCAAGGACACGCTCTACGTCGTCGAGAACGTGGACAGGAAAAACGTCGGCTTCGCCCTCGACGTCGCCCATGCCTTCCTCAGCGCCCAGGGTGACGCGGACAAGCTGCTCGAGGACGTAAAGCTGGGAACAGACAAAACCGTAATCCTCATGATACACGACAACTTCGGAAAGCTCTTCCCCCAGGTGGAGCCCGAGGATGCCCTCGCCTACGGTGTCGGCGACCTTCACCTGCTCCCCGGCGAGGGAAGCATACCATTCGGAAAGGTTCTCAGGCTCTTCGGGGACGTTCCCCTGCTCCTGAAGGTGAAGGACCCCGAGAAGTTCTCCAAAGTCCCGACGAAGCAGGGATTGATAGAGCTTCTGACGAGCTTATAA
- the sppA gene encoding signal peptide peptidase SppA — protein sequence MREDIWKYISAVLILMLAASSVAVVLLYMQNSELKSYTPSNVSPVVVETSLNATCNETAYRLQIEELQRQLDFMRAQLRERNMPEDNTTIAVVPIFGLIDEYTALRIVPLLRDIARNDSIGGVVLWIESPGGYVGPVRDIYATVRKLNLIKPVVAYTGGMAASGGYYIAAGAEKIIADPLAEVGSIGVIYVHYNLQKNYEMNGIKVDVFKTGPYKDTGAEWRDLSEEEREMIAESIDTYFQAFLHAVSSGRNMPLNETRKYATGQTWFAMNVTGSLVDETGDIDRALRVLSEELNVTNPRVVIYSGDSPSDFGIFGSTALLLDPRYVSAYLKTG from the coding sequence ATGAGGGAAGACATCTGGAAGTACATATCCGCGGTTCTCATACTCATGCTCGCCGCCTCAAGCGTGGCGGTGGTGCTGCTCTACATGCAGAACTCTGAGCTGAAATCTTACACCCCTTCGAACGTCTCCCCTGTAGTTGTGGAGACCTCACTGAACGCGACGTGCAACGAAACTGCGTATAGGCTTCAGATAGAGGAGCTCCAGAGGCAGCTGGACTTCATGCGGGCTCAGCTCAGGGAGAGGAACATGCCCGAAGACAACACGACGATAGCCGTCGTCCCGATATTCGGCCTGATTGACGAGTACACTGCCCTAAGAATCGTACCCCTTCTGAGGGACATTGCCCGGAACGACTCAATCGGCGGCGTTGTTCTCTGGATAGAGAGTCCTGGCGGATACGTGGGGCCGGTGAGGGATATCTACGCCACGGTTCGGAAGCTCAACCTCATTAAACCAGTGGTCGCCTACACCGGCGGCATGGCGGCATCGGGTGGATACTACATCGCCGCAGGCGCCGAGAAGATAATAGCGGACCCCCTCGCGGAGGTGGGCAGTATCGGCGTCATCTACGTCCACTACAACCTCCAGAAGAACTACGAGATGAACGGCATCAAGGTCGATGTCTTCAAGACCGGCCCCTACAAGGACACCGGTGCGGAGTGGCGCGACCTGAGCGAGGAGGAGCGCGAGATGATAGCGGAGAGCATTGACACATATTTCCAGGCATTCCTCCATGCGGTGAGCAGCGGGAGAAACATGCCGCTCAACGAGACCAGGAAGTATGCAACCGGCCAGACCTGGTTCGCCATGAACGTAACGGGCTCCCTCGTGGACGAAACCGGCGACATCGACCGTGCCCTGAGGGTCCTTTCGGAGGAGCTCAACGTCACCAACCCGCGCGTCGTTATATACAGTGGGGACTCTCCTTCGGATTTTGGTATCTTCGGAAGCACGGCCCTCCTGCTTGATCCACGCTACGTGAGCGCTTACCTGAAGACCGGCTGA
- a CDS encoding ribonuclease III family protein yields the protein MRYERNFTDKGLSKFGDSLVNFVFSLALSEYLDRPTGERVPNASLTIALELAGLRHVIPPRTDKHGKGDIAEAIFAYAWLEGKITVEEAVEILRENFTEDVTHFSRRKEAIGRAFAEVFKVIGERLGL from the coding sequence TTGAGGTACGAGAGAAACTTCACGGACAAGGGGCTTTCAAAGTTCGGAGATTCACTGGTCAACTTCGTCTTCTCTCTCGCCTTGAGCGAGTATCTGGACAGACCCACCGGTGAGAGGGTTCCCAACGCGTCGCTCACTATAGCCCTTGAGCTGGCCGGGCTGAGGCACGTTATTCCACCGAGGACCGACAAGCACGGTAAGGGCGACATAGCTGAAGCAATCTTCGCCTACGCGTGGCTCGAGGGCAAGATAACTGTGGAGGAAGCCGTCGAGATTCTGAGGGAAAACTTCACCGAGGACGTTACACACTTCTCAAGAAGAAAGGAAGCGATAGGGAGGGCCTTCGCGGAGGTTTTCAAGGTAATAGGGGAGAGGTTGGGGTTATAA
- a CDS encoding DNA-directed RNA polymerase subunit L, protein MKIEVIKREENVLEFYLEGEDHTFANLLNEVLHENKHVTFAGYTIEHPVLMARKPKFRVVTDGKVTPEKALEEAAQKVFDRARSVLDAWKAAIGE, encoded by the coding sequence ATGAAGATTGAGGTCATCAAGCGTGAGGAAAACGTCCTTGAGTTCTACCTTGAGGGGGAGGATCACACCTTCGCCAACCTGCTCAACGAGGTGCTCCACGAGAACAAGCACGTGACCTTCGCGGGCTACACCATCGAGCACCCGGTCCTCATGGCGAGAAAGCCGAAGTTCCGCGTCGTTACCGACGGCAAGGTTACCCCCGAGAAGGCCCTTGAGGAGGCCGCACAGAAGGTGTTCGACAGGGCCAGGTCGGTTCTGGATGCCTGGAAGGCCGCTATAGGCGAGTGA
- a CDS encoding beta-ribofuranosylaminobenzene 5'-phosphate synthase family protein — protein sequence MLIRTPRRLHLGLIDPSAAFGRRFGSLGVALEGGYEVRIVEGEAMEVIADGEDRETIEFAIKRMNSAYETGVNYIVEVKKAIPRHVGLGSTTQLSLAVAMGIARLNNLNVSVEELARVLGRGRNSGAGIYSFAHGGFVIDGGVGNGIPPLIFREDFPEDWAFLLVIPELKPGLDEEEEKPVMTGVVGRTDVAMEISHRILLGLLPALKERDVRAFGGHLSAIQRLVGKHFEPYQGGEFREDVKLILDFLAEKTYGCGQSSWGPTVYGLILRSEFQRLSGEAHDYLREHGIRAKVELGIPNNTGAEVIGESAFLERLIKSVGG from the coding sequence ATGCTAATCCGTACTCCGAGGAGGCTTCATCTGGGTCTCATCGATCCCTCAGCCGCCTTTGGAAGGCGCTTTGGAAGCCTAGGGGTTGCCCTTGAAGGTGGCTACGAGGTCAGAATCGTCGAGGGCGAGGCCATGGAAGTGATTGCAGATGGGGAAGACAGGGAAACCATCGAGTTCGCCATAAAGAGGATGAACTCCGCCTACGAAACCGGGGTCAATTACATCGTCGAGGTCAAGAAAGCCATCCCCCGACACGTTGGTCTAGGCTCCACCACCCAGCTCAGTCTGGCGGTCGCGATGGGGATAGCCCGGCTTAACAACCTGAACGTCTCGGTTGAGGAGCTGGCGAGGGTTCTTGGAAGGGGAAGGAACAGCGGCGCCGGAATCTACTCCTTCGCCCACGGTGGATTCGTCATAGACGGCGGTGTTGGGAACGGCATTCCACCCCTGATATTCCGCGAGGACTTCCCGGAAGACTGGGCTTTTCTCCTGGTTATTCCTGAGCTCAAGCCCGGCCTCGACGAGGAGGAGGAAAAGCCCGTGATGACTGGGGTTGTGGGAAGGACAGACGTTGCCATGGAGATAAGCCACAGAATTCTGCTCGGCCTCCTGCCGGCCCTCAAGGAGCGGGACGTGAGGGCCTTCGGTGGGCATCTCTCCGCGATACAGAGGCTCGTTGGAAAGCACTTCGAGCCGTACCAGGGAGGGGAGTTCAGGGAGGACGTCAAGCTGATACTCGACTTTCTGGCGGAGAAAACTTACGGCTGCGGTCAAAGCTCCTGGGGACCGACCGTTTACGGGCTGATACTCAGGAGTGAATTCCAGAGGCTCAGCGGGGAAGCCCACGACTACCTTCGGGAGCACGGGATAAGGGCGAAGGTCGAGCTTGGCATTCCGAACAACACCGGGGCGGAGGTAATTGGAGAGAGCGCCTTCCTTGAGAGGCTGATAAAATCCGTGGGTGGTTAG
- the folP gene encoding dihydropteroate synthase gives MKFAGIDLSEPRIMGVINVSPESFYKGSVRDDGEGLIETAVKMVEDGATFIDIGAKSTAPYLETQIPVEEEVRRAVWAVKAIRDHVDVPISIDTTSARVAEEALKAGADVINDVTGLKGDAKMAEVATEYTAPVIVCAHGEVRNLSDPIHTVVDLLQGSIVIAEKHGIEEVAIDPAIGFLRPEWPPWYEWDSKVLANLNMLKIFGRPILIGVSRKSFIGAITDRKDPLERLPGSLAATAVAIFNGANIIRTHDVRETLDAVKMATFMRKFRM, from the coding sequence ATGAAGTTCGCGGGGATTGACCTGAGTGAGCCCAGGATAATGGGCGTCATCAACGTTTCGCCTGAGAGCTTCTACAAGGGGAGCGTCAGGGACGACGGGGAGGGGCTCATCGAGACCGCGGTGAAGATGGTTGAGGACGGCGCTACCTTCATCGACATCGGTGCCAAATCCACAGCCCCCTACCTCGAGACCCAGATTCCAGTTGAGGAGGAGGTAAGGCGGGCGGTATGGGCGGTTAAGGCCATTCGCGACCACGTGGACGTGCCGATAAGCATAGACACAACGAGTGCCAGGGTCGCGGAGGAGGCCCTGAAGGCGGGCGCGGATGTGATAAACGACGTCACCGGCCTGAAGGGAGACGCGAAGATGGCGGAGGTCGCGACTGAATATACCGCCCCGGTGATAGTCTGCGCCCACGGGGAGGTGAGGAACCTCAGCGACCCGATTCATACCGTGGTGGACCTCCTGCAGGGAAGCATAGTCATAGCCGAGAAGCATGGTATCGAGGAGGTAGCCATAGACCCGGCCATAGGCTTCCTCCGCCCGGAGTGGCCCCCCTGGTACGAGTGGGACTCAAAGGTTCTGGCGAACCTTAACATGCTCAAAATCTTCGGACGGCCCATCCTCATAGGGGTCTCCAGGAAGTCGTTCATCGGGGCGATAACTGACAGAAAAGACCCCTTGGAGAGGCTCCCGGGGAGCCTTGCCGCCACGGCGGTGGCCATCTTCAACGGGGCGAACATAATCAGGACACACGACGTCAGGGAAACACTCGATGCCGTTAAGATGGCAACGTTCATGAGGAAGTTCCGGATGTAG